ATTTGTTGGAATACTTGGAGCCGCGGTTATATACTTCCTTAAAAAAGGAGTCTTTACATGGCCGAGAAAGATAAACATACAACAGAACCAATGATAAAACCGAAAGTTGTTCCTCCAGTTGTCCAGTTTGCTGTAGCGGAAAAGTTTATTGAAATGTGCCGCTCTCTATCTATATGGCCTATGGCCTTCGGCCTTGCGTGTTGTTCTCTTGAAATGATGGCAGCTGGAATGAGCAGATTTGACCTTGCAAGGTTTGGTTCTGAGGTATTCAGGCCATCTCCAAGACAGGCAGATCTTATGATAGTGCCGGGAACCATCTCAAAGAAAATGGCTCCTGCGATCGTAAGACTTTACGAACAGATGCCTCATCCTAAATGGGTCATAGCTTTCGGAAGTTGCGCTATATCAGGAGGGCCTTTCGTTTTCAAAGGTCAGTACGGCATAATAGAAGGTATAGATAAACTTATCCCCGTCGATGTTTATGTTCCGGGATGTCCTCCAAGGCCTGAAGCACTCTTTGAAGCAATTTTCAAACTTCAAGAACTTATAAGCGGTAAACGCTGGTGGCCAGAACCTCCAAAGGAGGTTAAATAATGGAAAATTTCCTTATCGGAATTGACATAAAGATTATTGAAGATGAAAGGCTAAAGGGAAGCAAAAAGCAGATTCTTATAGACCCGCAAAACATAAGAGAAGTTACAAAAAGATTCAGAGAGAACGGTTATTTTCTTGAAGACGTAATGTCCATGGAATTTAAAGAGTGTTTTCACCTTCTTTACAGATTCAATCACTTTGAAAATCCCGGGACAATTACAGTAAGAACATCTATAGAAAAAGAACCTGCAGAAATAGAATCTATTTCCGACATATATCCCGGTGCTCTGTGGCATGAAAGAGAAGTATACGAATTCTTCGGAATAAACTTTAAAGGACATCCGGATCTAAAGCCACTGCTTCTTCCCGCTGAAGACTTTGAAGGAAACCCTCTAAGAAAAGACGAAAAGAGCGCTAAGTCTATTAAAGACATTTTCCCGATGTTCTTTGAGGAATCAGAGCAAGAAGAATCTGAAGGTAAAGAGGAGCAATCCTGATGGAATTCTGGAAAGAGGACTTTTATTCAAGAAAGTTTGCTGAAAAGAAAAGGGACGATACGATAATCGTTAATATGGGACCTCAGCATCCGGCAACACACGGTGTGTTGAGAGTTTTAGTAGAACTTTATGGTGAGTATATCGTTCGCAGTGAATGTGTTCTCGGGTATCTCCACAGAATGCAGGAAAAGATGGGAGAAGTTAAAACTTTCCCTCAGTTTTATCCAAACACTGGAAGATTGGACTATGCCCACGCCCTTGCATGGAATTGGGCATATGTAGGAGCTGTTGAAAAGTTAGCCGGTATAGAAGTTCCCGAAAGGGCAGAATACATAAGAGTTATCACTACTGAGCTAAACAGAATATCTTCTCATCTGCTATGGTGGGGCGTTTATTTACTTGACCTTGGAGCCTTCACCCCCGTAATGTATGCTTTTGAAGATAGAGAAATTCTTCTTGATATTTTGCAAAAAATAACAGGTTCAAGATTAACATACACCTATTTCCGCTTTGGCGGTGTATTCCAGGATATAGATTCTAAATTCATAGAACAAACAAAAACGTTCTGTAAGAGGATGCGCTCAAGGCTAAACCTTTACAGAGATTTTGTAACGGAAAATATCATTTTCAGAAAAAGAGTTGAAGGCGTCGGCGTTTTCTCAAAAGATCTCATAACCAAATACGGCGCAACAGGACCGGTTGCAAGAGGTTCAGGCATCAAATACGATGTTAGAAAAGCTGAACCTTACGGAGTTTACGACAAATTTGACTTTGAAATCCCCGTGGAAGAATCAGGAGACTGTTTGGCAAGATACATGGTTAGAATGAAAGAGATAGAGCAGAGTCTAAATATTATAGAACAGGCTTTAGAAGGGCTCCCCGAAGGAGATTTCCGAAATAAAAAAGCACCAAAAATCCTCAAGCCACCACCGGGAGAAGCTTACTTTTCTGTTGAAAGTGCAAGAGGAAAGGTAGGTATCTATGTTGTAAGTGATGGAGGGCTTAATCCTTACAGGGTAAAACTTCGTTCTCCGACATAT
This window of the Desulfurobacterium indicum genome carries:
- a CDS encoding NADH-quinone oxidoreductase subunit D; this translates as MEFWKEDFYSRKFAEKKRDDTIIVNMGPQHPATHGVLRVLVELYGEYIVRSECVLGYLHRMQEKMGEVKTFPQFYPNTGRLDYAHALAWNWAYVGAVEKLAGIEVPERAEYIRVITTELNRISSHLLWWGVYLLDLGAFTPVMYAFEDREILLDILQKITGSRLTYTYFRFGGVFQDIDSKFIEQTKTFCKRMRSRLNLYRDFVTENIIFRKRVEGVGVFSKDLITKYGATGPVARGSGIKYDVRKAEPYGVYDKFDFEIPVEESGDCLARYMVRMKEIEQSLNIIEQALEGLPEGDFRNKKAPKILKPPPGEAYFSVESARGKVGIYVVSDGGLNPYRVKLRSPTYSNLSLLNEASEGMLLADYVATLGSLDLVIPEIDK
- a CDS encoding NADH-quinone oxidoreductase subunit B, giving the protein MAEKDKHTTEPMIKPKVVPPVVQFAVAEKFIEMCRSLSIWPMAFGLACCSLEMMAAGMSRFDLARFGSEVFRPSPRQADLMIVPGTISKKMAPAIVRLYEQMPHPKWVIAFGSCAISGGPFVFKGQYGIIEGIDKLIPVDVYVPGCPPRPEALFEAIFKLQELISGKRWWPEPPKEVK
- a CDS encoding NADH-quinone oxidoreductase subunit C codes for the protein MENFLIGIDIKIIEDERLKGSKKQILIDPQNIREVTKRFRENGYFLEDVMSMEFKECFHLLYRFNHFENPGTITVRTSIEKEPAEIESISDIYPGALWHEREVYEFFGINFKGHPDLKPLLLPAEDFEGNPLRKDEKSAKSIKDIFPMFFEESEQEESEGKEEQS